The Kitasatospora setae KM-6054 genome contains a region encoding:
- a CDS encoding PrsW family intramembrane metalloprotease — translation MSSPPGGEAPPGPPGVAAATAAGSPTPPTGARSLPEPTARRSGGLLPEPSRRPPQPAPPALRGRIPGQQGGGTPRPPGPGRVRSLGRRLWPLRRPALSSAVAALALAGSGVLILRLVQRQTGTTGLLVGLGLALLPLPFVLGALAWLNQTARVPVRHSLFCLAWGACAATTMAILANGWASDFLIAHRGARGETLGAEFATPLIEELAKGAALLVLLLPLRRRHRCEEGRPCGRLRRLLWHRPGRPAHFRPSPAGRVRARSRPRTLAAGVVLGGVTACGFAFTENALYLGRAFTADRQARLDAIGLGESPSLRDFDGTVHTFVLRALLSPFAHPLFTALTGLGLALTLATGRRWLARLGAPIGLLLAMGLHGVWNAAAGLGTDGFLLVYGLVMVPCFAALVCFAVWAQTRRTRQPSRPD, via the coding sequence GTGAGCAGTCCGCCCGGCGGCGAGGCACCCCCCGGCCCGCCCGGGGTGGCCGCCGCCACGGCCGCCGGCTCCCCGACTCCCCCCACCGGCGCGCGGTCGCTTCCGGAGCCGACCGCGCGCCGGTCCGGCGGCCTGCTCCCGGAGCCCTCGCGGCGCCCGCCGCAGCCGGCACCGCCGGCGCTGCGCGGGCGGATCCCCGGCCAGCAGGGCGGCGGGACGCCGAGGCCGCCGGGGCCGGGCCGGGTCCGGTCGCTGGGGCGGCGGCTGTGGCCGCTGCGGCGGCCGGCGCTCTCCTCGGCGGTGGCGGCGCTGGCGCTGGCCGGCTCGGGGGTGCTGATCCTGCGCCTGGTGCAGCGGCAGACCGGGACGACGGGGCTGCTGGTCGGCCTGGGCCTGGCGCTGCTGCCGCTGCCGTTCGTGCTGGGGGCGCTGGCCTGGCTGAACCAGACCGCGCGGGTGCCGGTCCGGCACTCGCTGTTCTGCCTGGCGTGGGGGGCGTGCGCCGCGACCACGATGGCGATCCTGGCGAACGGGTGGGCGAGCGACTTCCTGATCGCCCACCGGGGCGCGCGCGGGGAGACGCTGGGCGCGGAGTTCGCGACGCCGCTGATCGAGGAGCTGGCCAAGGGCGCGGCGCTGCTGGTCCTGCTGCTGCCGCTGCGGCGGCGGCACCGCTGCGAGGAGGGCCGCCCGTGCGGCCGGCTGCGCCGCCTGCTGTGGCACCGGCCGGGCCGCCCGGCGCACTTCCGCCCGTCCCCGGCGGGCCGGGTCCGGGCCCGCTCGCGGCCGCGCACGCTGGCCGCCGGGGTGGTGCTGGGCGGGGTGACGGCCTGCGGCTTCGCGTTCACCGAGAACGCGCTCTACCTGGGCCGGGCCTTCACCGCGGACCGGCAGGCCCGGCTGGACGCGATCGGCCTGGGCGAGTCGCCCAGCCTGCGGGACTTCGACGGGACGGTGCACACCTTCGTCCTGCGGGCCCTGCTCTCCCCGTTCGCGCACCCGCTGTTCACCGCGCTGACCGGCCTCGGCCTCGCCCTGACCCTGGCCACCGGCCGCCGCTGGCTCGCCCGCCTCGGCGCCCCGATCGGCCTGCTGCTGGCGATGGGCCTGCACGGCGTCTGGAACGCCGCCGCCGGCCTGGGCACGGACGGCTTCCTGCTGGTCTACGGCCTGGTGATGGTCCCGTGCTTCGCCGCCCTGGTCTGCTTCGCGGTCTGGGCCCAGACCCGCCGCACCCGGCAGCCGTCCCGCCCCGACTGA
- a CDS encoding universal stress protein has product MTATLPVHAAPPPPGAAILVGCDGSDAALWALDRAMAEAEAHRLPLHVLAVVNPSPTGYPPGMADLVQESVERLTASMSDGLRRAVDTVQSARARPYAGRLTLHVVLGNVVDVLLRAADGRHTLVVGTRGNGGFSRLLLGSVSTAAVHHATCPVLVVPAPAAETAEAARP; this is encoded by the coding sequence ATGACCGCCACCCTCCCCGTCCACGCCGCGCCGCCGCCGCCCGGCGCCGCGATCCTGGTCGGCTGCGACGGCTCGGACGCCGCGCTCTGGGCCCTCGACCGGGCGATGGCCGAGGCGGAGGCGCACCGCCTGCCGCTGCACGTCCTCGCCGTGGTCAACCCCTCGCCGACCGGCTACCCGCCCGGCATGGCCGACCTGGTCCAGGAGAGCGTCGAGCGGCTGACCGCGAGCATGTCGGACGGCCTGCGCCGGGCCGTCGACACCGTGCAGTCCGCCCGGGCCCGCCCGTACGCCGGGCGGCTCACCCTCCACGTCGTCCTCGGCAACGTGGTGGACGTGCTGCTGCGGGCCGCCGACGGGCGGCACACCCTGGTGGTCGGCACCCGCGGCAACGGCGGCTTCTCCCGGCTGCTGCTCGGCTCGGTCAGCACCGCCGCCGTGCACCACGCGACCTGCCCGGTGCTGGTCGTCCCGGCGCCCGCGGCGGAGACGGCGGAGGCGGCGCGGCCCTGA
- a CDS encoding sigma-70 family RNA polymerase sigma factor, which translates to MNPDEQGDPGESGSGLETPGQVPDQGGSPARESLHGRVPGQAAAGRGGVAPEAFIGEEFPVRAVVPAPADPVDGERPPSDSELTARVRAGDDAAYEEIYRRHADAVRRYARTCCRDSFTAEDLAGEVFARTLQALKAGKGPEFAVRAYLLTAVRNVAAAWARSDRREQLIDDFTGFAEASAATVEFDLADPGADAWALALADQRMVMRAYAELPEDDRVVLWHTEVERESPKTVAVMLGKTANATAVQAHRARDRLAAAFLQAHVSGSQESGCAGYANRLGAYARGSLRKRASAEVGKHVQDCARCTAAYLELADINHSLRAVLPGGALLWIGTGWFTVAAAAVGGAAVTGAVVGGAAVAGGGAAATAGGTTAGTAGAAGGAGSSGGGAAGAAGEGLGTAAKAGIAAGIAVVAAAVAAFALTGSPEPAPPEAAPPAVSAVPEAPLPPAPAPRPSPTPPPAPTPSPSPTPSPTPSRPPSPSPSPSPSAKRVPPPAASPDPVPTPVPTPVPTPAPTPTPSPTPTPTPTPSPSPTVAPARQFWLDEVPLNRGHRDAAGTPSIRGGGQVLQRPSAWLSGTRYQHVLAARVPSRVTVDLNRPCRSFDAVAGLDDFGVTYGEVVFSVQDEDGRVLWSSPALSAGDRPVAVHVPLDGLSSIRLVVTPVRGSLPVIDLGDWAQARITC; encoded by the coding sequence GTGAACCCCGACGAGCAGGGCGACCCGGGCGAGTCCGGCTCCGGCCTGGAGACGCCGGGCCAGGTCCCGGACCAGGGCGGCAGTCCGGCCCGCGAGTCGCTGCACGGCCGGGTGCCCGGCCAGGCGGCGGCCGGGCGGGGCGGCGTCGCCCCCGAGGCGTTCATCGGCGAGGAGTTCCCGGTGCGCGCCGTGGTGCCCGCCCCCGCCGATCCGGTGGACGGTGAACGGCCGCCCTCCGACTCGGAGTTGACGGCCCGGGTGCGGGCCGGGGACGACGCCGCGTACGAGGAGATCTACCGCCGGCACGCGGACGCCGTCCGCCGCTACGCCCGGACCTGCTGCCGGGACAGCTTCACCGCGGAGGACCTCGCGGGCGAGGTGTTCGCCCGCACCCTGCAGGCGCTGAAGGCGGGCAAGGGGCCCGAGTTCGCCGTCCGGGCCTACCTGTTGACCGCGGTGCGGAACGTGGCCGCGGCCTGGGCCAGGTCGGACCGGCGCGAGCAGCTGATCGACGACTTCACCGGTTTCGCCGAAGCCTCCGCCGCCACCGTCGAGTTCGACCTCGCCGACCCGGGCGCGGACGCCTGGGCGCTGGCCCTCGCCGACCAGCGGATGGTGATGCGCGCGTACGCCGAACTGCCCGAGGACGACCGGGTGGTGCTCTGGCACACCGAGGTCGAGCGGGAGTCGCCGAAGACCGTCGCGGTGATGCTCGGCAAGACCGCCAACGCCACCGCCGTCCAGGCCCACCGGGCCCGCGACCGGCTGGCCGCCGCGTTCCTGCAGGCGCACGTGTCGGGCAGCCAGGAGTCCGGCTGCGCGGGGTACGCCAACCGGCTCGGCGCGTACGCCCGCGGCTCGCTGCGCAAGCGCGCCTCGGCGGAGGTCGGCAAGCACGTGCAGGACTGCGCGAGGTGCACCGCCGCGTACCTCGAACTCGCCGACATCAACCACAGCCTGCGGGCCGTGCTGCCCGGCGGGGCGCTGCTCTGGATCGGCACCGGCTGGTTCACCGTCGCGGCCGCGGCCGTCGGCGGGGCCGCCGTCACCGGCGCGGTGGTCGGCGGGGCGGCGGTGGCCGGCGGCGGGGCTGCGGCGACGGCTGGTGGGACGACGGCGGGCACCGCCGGGGCGGCGGGTGGCGCCGGGTCGTCCGGCGGCGGGGCGGCCGGAGCGGCGGGGGAAGGGCTCGGCACCGCCGCGAAGGCCGGCATCGCGGCCGGCATCGCCGTGGTCGCGGCGGCGGTCGCCGCGTTCGCGCTCACCGGCTCGCCGGAGCCCGCGCCGCCGGAGGCCGCGCCGCCGGCGGTGAGCGCCGTGCCGGAGGCACCGCTGCCGCCCGCGCCCGCCCCGAGGCCGTCGCCCACGCCGCCGCCCGCCCCGACGCCGAGCCCCAGCCCGACGCCGTCCCCCACGCCGAGCCGCCCGCCGTCGCCGTCGCCGTCGCCCTCGCCCTCGGCGAAGCGGGTGCCGCCGCCGGCCGCGTCCCCGGACCCGGTGCCGACCCCGGTGCCGACCCCGGTGCCGACCCCGGCGCCGACTCCGACGCCGTCACCCACGCCGACGCCGACCCCGACGCCGAGCCCGAGCCCGACGGTGGCGCCGGCCCGCCAGTTCTGGCTGGACGAGGTGCCGCTGAACCGGGGCCACCGCGACGCCGCCGGCACGCCGAGCATCCGCGGCGGCGGCCAGGTGCTGCAGCGGCCGTCGGCCTGGCTGAGCGGCACCCGCTACCAGCACGTGCTGGCGGCCCGGGTGCCGTCCCGGGTGACCGTCGACCTGAACCGGCCGTGCCGCTCGTTCGACGCCGTCGCGGGCCTGGACGACTTCGGCGTCACGTACGGCGAGGTGGTGTTCTCGGTGCAGGACGAGGACGGGCGGGTGCTGTGGAGCTCCCCCGCGCTCTCCGCGGGGGACCGCCCGGTCGCCGTGCACGTGCCGCTGGACGGGCTGTCGTCGATCCGGCTGGTGGTCACCCCGGTGCGCGGCTCGCTGCCGGTGATCGACCTGGGCGACTGGGCGCAGGCCCGGATCACCTGCTGA
- the trmB gene encoding tRNA (guanosine(46)-N7)-methyltransferase TrmB: MTSSAPSPQLSASARLSAAPAAYPAPMYPHKATEAQHREQRIRSFQPRRGRMTKAQASALDRGWERFGLAIDGTPLDLPTLFEGRPVTLEIGFGMGDTTAAMAAADPTAGILAADVHTPGHGNLLQFLERDGSENVRLAAGDAVILLRDMLPDASLAGLRVYFPDPWPKPKHHKRRLIQSSFLELVLPRLAPGALVHCATDWEPYAEQMVQVLEASPELENLHPEGDGSDWLEPAEHPAGTRPGYAPRPDWRPVTKFERTGLAKGHVVHDLLFRRR, encoded by the coding sequence GTGACCTCCTCCGCCCCCAGCCCCCAGTTGTCCGCGTCGGCCCGGCTCTCCGCCGCCCCGGCGGCGTACCCCGCGCCGATGTACCCGCACAAGGCCACCGAGGCCCAGCACCGCGAGCAGCGGATCCGCAGCTTCCAGCCGCGCCGCGGCCGGATGACCAAGGCGCAGGCGAGCGCGCTGGACCGCGGCTGGGAGCGGTTCGGGCTGGCCATCGACGGGACCCCGCTGGACCTGCCGACCCTGTTCGAGGGCCGGCCGGTGACGCTGGAGATCGGCTTCGGGATGGGCGACACCACGGCGGCGATGGCCGCCGCGGACCCGACCGCGGGCATCCTCGCGGCGGACGTGCACACCCCGGGCCACGGCAACCTGCTGCAGTTCCTGGAGCGGGACGGCTCGGAGAACGTCCGGCTGGCGGCGGGCGACGCGGTCATCCTGCTCCGCGACATGCTGCCGGACGCCTCGCTGGCGGGCCTGCGGGTGTACTTCCCGGACCCGTGGCCGAAGCCCAAGCACCACAAGCGCCGGCTGATCCAGTCCTCGTTCCTGGAGCTGGTGCTGCCCCGGCTGGCGCCGGGCGCGCTGGTGCACTGCGCGACCGACTGGGAGCCGTACGCGGAGCAGATGGTCCAGGTCCTGGAAGCCTCCCCCGAGCTGGAGAACCTGCACCCGGAGGGCGACGGCTCCGACTGGCTGGAACCGGCCGAGCACCCGGCGGGCACCCGGCCCGGCTACGCGCCGCGGCCGGACTGGCGCCCGGTGACGAAGTTCGAGCGGACCGGCCTGGCCAAGGGCCACGTGGTGCACGACCTGCTGTTCCGCCGCCGCTGA
- a CDS encoding asparagine synthase-related protein — MRWLTGWSGLTAADPALAAVRPLAGTLLWGGPNPLWAVGDWRPDELRLAVLRPGGPAAVRGGLDPRHAADDADHDTPATLRLAVAGRCGATDRELADGLAAARGGALRHLTHWPGSYTVVLRTGTRSTVLLADLSGAQPAFHTPFAGGTAYATAALPLADLVGAPVDAAHLAARLAVPDTPEALGDRTPYRGVRRVPPGHALGIRGGRADHTPYDDHRDEPAAERGEAPAVRELTRALLAAVRCRVRATAPADRPRLGVDLSYGTASATVALLAAAVPLPAGGGGGGGGAGGDSRPAARSGAVRGSWARRAEPPEPEPLPAVTLGEQDAPVLAVHAPRLRHLVLPPVVPYAGLADPLAGPLTDEPGPALVDAARYAAAHRAGGADHLTGHGARQVLDGHPARLADLVRAGRPLDLLAPLAALAGADRATAGALTGTLHTPVTVLRAARRLARTRYADALDDLALKLTLRQEPSQQRTVGRALAADLAWHRPGPAAHLLADEPLAALAQHLRTAARAGAPTEPPGARRARLALHRHAAHYRTLVQATEQHGQRLHAPFLDNQVVRAARLLPDDLRLQPGARPALLAAVLAGAGRTDLPAGWGRTPGPDPHDPARRGLRAAAPALTELLDRPLLGEAGLLDAPAARKTLAAATDPGQSAPPGTLAALADLLAVELWLRRLAARRPGSSWTGLPAPRRTALET; from the coding sequence ATGCGCTGGCTCACCGGCTGGAGCGGCCTGACCGCCGCCGACCCGGCCCTCGCCGCGGTCCGCCCGCTCGCCGGCACCCTGCTCTGGGGCGGCCCGAACCCGCTCTGGGCGGTCGGCGACTGGCGCCCCGACGAACTCCGCCTCGCCGTGCTCCGCCCCGGCGGCCCCGCCGCCGTCCGCGGCGGACTCGACCCGCGCCACGCCGCCGACGACGCCGACCACGACACCCCCGCCACCCTGCGCCTCGCCGTCGCCGGCCGCTGCGGCGCCACCGACCGCGAACTCGCCGACGGCCTCGCCGCCGCCCGCGGCGGCGCACTGCGCCACCTCACCCACTGGCCCGGCAGCTACACCGTCGTGCTGCGCACCGGCACCCGCTCCACCGTGCTGCTCGCCGACCTGTCCGGCGCCCAACCGGCCTTCCACACCCCGTTCGCCGGCGGCACCGCCTACGCCACCGCCGCCCTCCCGCTCGCCGACCTGGTCGGCGCCCCCGTCGACGCCGCCCACCTGGCCGCCCGGCTCGCCGTCCCCGACACCCCCGAGGCGCTCGGCGACCGCACCCCCTACCGCGGCGTGCGCCGCGTCCCGCCCGGCCACGCGCTCGGCATCCGCGGCGGCCGCGCCGACCACACCCCGTACGACGACCACCGCGACGAACCGGCGGCCGAACGCGGCGAGGCGCCCGCCGTCCGCGAACTCACCCGCGCCCTGCTGGCCGCCGTCCGCTGCCGGGTCCGCGCCACCGCGCCCGCCGACCGGCCCCGGCTCGGCGTCGACCTCTCCTACGGCACCGCCTCCGCCACCGTCGCGCTGCTCGCCGCCGCCGTCCCGCTGCCCGCCGGGGGCGGCGGTGGGGGTGGGGGAGCGGGTGGCGACAGCCGGCCCGCCGCCCGCAGCGGCGCCGTCCGCGGCTCCTGGGCCCGCCGCGCCGAACCCCCCGAACCCGAGCCGCTGCCCGCCGTCACCCTCGGCGAGCAGGACGCCCCCGTCCTCGCCGTGCACGCCCCCCGCCTGCGCCACCTGGTCCTCCCGCCGGTCGTCCCGTACGCCGGCCTGGCCGACCCGCTCGCCGGACCGCTCACCGACGAACCCGGCCCCGCCCTGGTCGACGCCGCCCGGTACGCCGCCGCGCACCGGGCCGGCGGCGCCGACCACCTCACCGGCCACGGCGCCCGCCAGGTCCTCGACGGCCACCCCGCCCGGCTCGCCGACCTGGTCCGCGCCGGCCGCCCGCTCGACCTGCTCGCCCCGCTCGCCGCCCTGGCCGGCGCCGACCGCGCCACCGCCGGCGCCCTCACCGGCACCCTGCACACCCCCGTCACCGTGCTGCGCGCCGCCCGCCGACTGGCCCGCACCCGCTACGCCGACGCCCTCGACGACCTGGCCCTGAAACTGACACTCCGTCAGGAGCCTTCACAGCAGCGGACGGTGGGCCGCGCACTGGCCGCCGACCTCGCCTGGCACCGCCCCGGGCCCGCCGCCCACCTGCTCGCCGACGAACCGCTCGCCGCCCTCGCCCAGCACCTGCGCACCGCCGCCCGGGCCGGCGCCCCCACCGAACCCCCCGGCGCCCGCCGCGCCCGGCTCGCCCTGCACCGGCACGCCGCCCACTACCGCACCCTGGTGCAGGCCACCGAACAGCACGGCCAGCGCCTGCACGCCCCCTTCCTCGACAACCAGGTGGTCCGCGCCGCCCGCCTGCTCCCCGACGACCTGCGCCTCCAGCCCGGCGCCCGGCCCGCCCTGCTCGCCGCCGTGCTGGCCGGCGCCGGCCGCACCGACCTCCCGGCCGGCTGGGGCCGCACCCCGGGCCCCGACCCGCACGACCCGGCCCGCCGCGGCCTGCGCGCCGCCGCGCCCGCGCTCACCGAACTGCTCGACCGCCCGCTGCTCGGCGAGGCCGGCCTGCTCGACGCCCCCGCCGCCCGCAAGACCCTCGCCGCCGCCACCGACCCCGGGCAGAGCGCCCCGCCCGGCACCCTCGCCGCGCTCGCCGACCTGCTCGCCGTCGAACTCTGGCTGCGCCGGCTGGCCGCCCGCCGCCCCGGCTCCTCCTGGACCGGCCTGCCCGCGCCGCGCCGCACCGCGCTGGAGACCTGA
- a CDS encoding DsbA family oxidoreductase, translating to MKVEIYSDIACPWCYVGKRRFEQALDRFEGKDGVEVVYRPYQLVPDAPEQARPHREWLAERYGPQSLAMDDRITEVGKGIGIDYDFDTAVEVNTFRAHRLLHLAETEYGPAVQAALKERLLKAHFSEGVNVGDVEALAGLAAETGIDRERAAAYLAGDEGAAETRAALDEARAIGVTAVPTFVFEGKWAVQGGQEAETFLQVLRQVEAETAQRITPLAPPAATCEDGSCAI from the coding sequence ATGAAGGTCGAGATCTACTCGGACATCGCATGTCCCTGGTGCTACGTCGGGAAGCGGCGCTTCGAGCAGGCGCTCGACCGGTTCGAGGGCAAGGACGGCGTCGAGGTCGTCTACCGCCCCTACCAGCTCGTCCCCGACGCCCCCGAGCAGGCCCGGCCGCACCGCGAGTGGCTCGCCGAGCGCTACGGGCCGCAGTCCCTCGCCATGGACGACCGGATCACCGAGGTCGGCAAGGGCATCGGCATCGACTACGACTTCGACACCGCCGTCGAGGTCAACACCTTCCGAGCGCACCGCCTGCTGCACCTCGCCGAGACCGAGTACGGCCCGGCCGTGCAGGCCGCGCTCAAGGAGCGGCTGCTCAAGGCGCACTTCTCCGAGGGCGTGAACGTCGGCGACGTCGAGGCGCTGGCCGGCCTCGCCGCCGAGACCGGCATCGACCGCGAGCGCGCCGCCGCCTACCTGGCCGGCGACGAGGGCGCGGCCGAGACCCGCGCCGCCCTCGACGAGGCCCGCGCGATCGGCGTCACCGCCGTCCCCACCTTCGTCTTCGAGGGCAAGTGGGCGGTCCAGGGCGGCCAGGAGGCCGAGACCTTCCTCCAGGTGCTGCGCCAGGTCGAGGCCGAGACCGCCCAGCGGATCACCCCGCTCGCCCCGCCCGCCGCCACCTGCGAGGACGGCAGCTGCGCGATCTGA
- the lhgO gene encoding L-2-hydroxyglutarate oxidase, translated as MEHDVEVLVVGGGIVGLSTAYALTREHPGTRVAVLEKESAPAAHQTGRNSGVIHSGVYYRPGSLKAAYATGGAREMVAFCREQGIAHEVTGKLIVATDRAELPRLAALAERGRANGIPLVELDPAGIRGYEPEVTGIAGLHLATTGICDYPEVARRYAALAGERGAELRLNTPVLDIARRPDGVTVTTPHGEVRCAVLVNCAGLHSDRIARLAGDDPGVRIVPFRGEYYELAEERRKLVRGLVYPVPDPAFPFLGVHLTRGVHGDVHVGPNAVPALAREGYDWRTLNVRDLAETARFPGTWTIARRHWRYELGELRRSLSKRAFTAAVRRLLPAVTEADLVPATAGVRAQAVARDGTLLDDFAFAGFDPADPRSPRRTVHVLNAPSPAATASLGIGREVARRAVAALRAG; from the coding sequence TTGGAGCACGACGTCGAGGTCCTGGTGGTCGGCGGCGGCATCGTCGGCCTGTCCACCGCGTACGCGCTGACCCGCGAGCACCCGGGGACGCGGGTCGCCGTGCTGGAGAAGGAGTCCGCGCCGGCGGCGCACCAGACCGGGCGCAACAGCGGGGTGATCCACAGCGGCGTGTACTACCGGCCCGGGTCGCTGAAGGCCGCGTACGCGACCGGCGGGGCGCGCGAGATGGTCGCGTTCTGCCGCGAGCAGGGCATCGCGCACGAGGTCACCGGCAAGCTGATCGTCGCCACCGACCGGGCCGAACTGCCCCGGCTGGCCGCCCTCGCCGAGCGCGGCCGGGCCAACGGCATCCCGCTGGTCGAGCTCGACCCGGCCGGGATCCGCGGGTACGAGCCCGAGGTCACCGGCATCGCCGGACTGCACCTGGCCACCACCGGCATCTGCGACTACCCCGAGGTGGCCCGGCGCTACGCCGCGCTGGCCGGCGAGCGCGGCGCCGAACTGCGGCTGAACACCCCGGTGCTGGACATCGCCCGGCGCCCGGACGGCGTCACCGTCACCACCCCGCACGGCGAGGTCCGCTGCGCGGTGCTGGTCAACTGCGCCGGGCTGCACAGCGACCGGATCGCCCGGCTGGCCGGCGACGACCCCGGCGTGCGGATCGTGCCGTTCCGCGGCGAGTACTACGAACTCGCCGAGGAGCGGCGGAAGCTGGTCCGCGGGCTGGTCTACCCGGTGCCCGACCCGGCGTTCCCGTTCCTCGGCGTGCACCTCACCCGGGGCGTCCACGGCGACGTCCACGTCGGCCCGAACGCGGTGCCCGCGCTGGCCCGCGAGGGCTACGACTGGCGCACCCTGAACGTCCGCGACCTGGCCGAGACCGCCCGCTTCCCCGGCACCTGGACGATCGCCCGCCGGCACTGGCGGTACGAACTCGGCGAGCTGCGCCGCTCGCTCTCCAAGCGGGCCTTCACCGCCGCCGTCCGCCGTCTGCTGCCCGCCGTCACCGAGGCCGACCTGGTCCCCGCCACCGCCGGCGTCCGCGCCCAGGCGGTGGCCCGCGACGGCACCCTGCTGGACGACTTCGCCTTCGCCGGCTTCGACCCGGCCGACCCGCGCTCCCCGCGCCGCACCGTGCACGTCCTGAACGCCCCCTCCCCCGCGGCGACGGCCTCGCTCGGCATCGGCCGCGAGGTGGCCCGCCGGGCGGTGGCGGCGCTGCGGGCGGGGTGA